The following coding sequences lie in one Halogeometricum rufum genomic window:
- the pyrE gene encoding orotate phosphoribosyltransferase, whose amino-acid sequence MANDELIAALRDADAVRFGEFELSHGGTSNYYVDKYLFETDPHCLRLIAEAFAEKLAGAEKLAGVALGAVPLVAVTAAEMDVPYVIARKKAKEYGTAKRIEGRLTEGEEVVVLEDIATTGNSALDAVEALREAGAVVNRVLVVVDRQEGAADRLAEADVELDALVTAEDLLADADRPE is encoded by the coding sequence ATGGCGAACGACGAACTCATCGCGGCCCTTCGGGACGCCGACGCGGTCCGGTTCGGCGAGTTCGAGTTGTCCCACGGCGGCACCTCGAACTACTACGTGGACAAGTACCTGTTCGAGACGGACCCCCACTGCCTCCGTCTCATCGCCGAGGCGTTCGCGGAGAAACTCGCAGGCGCGGAGAAACTCGCGGGCGTCGCACTCGGCGCCGTCCCCCTCGTCGCCGTGACGGCCGCCGAGATGGACGTCCCCTACGTCATCGCCCGCAAGAAGGCCAAGGAGTACGGCACGGCCAAGCGCATCGAGGGGCGCCTGACGGAGGGCGAGGAAGTCGTCGTCCTCGAAGACATCGCCACCACCGGAAACAGCGCGCTCGACGCCGTCGAAGCGCTTCGCGAGGCGGGGGCCGTCGTGAACCGCGTCCTCGTCGTCGTCGACAGACAGGAGGGCGCCGCGGACCGACTCGCCGAGGCCGACGTGGAACTCGACGCCCTCGTCACCGCCGAGGACCTCCTCGCGGACGCCGACCGACCGGAGTAA
- a CDS encoding phosphoribosyltransferase family protein — MNRAEKAALQLQAVAVLRMLKETRTYDELADLTGLPAGDLNRYVNGHVLPGVERARDVVQGVGRDALATELESRVEFDDEGYVDNSGVVFDQSFLDLVAPVAANTLGFERPDVVLTAATDGITLGAAMASYFDARVAYAKKSKETAVEEFIESRQRLASGIELTYYLPARAISAGESVLIVDDLIRSGETQELLLDIALQSEANVTGVFALISVGTEGIDRARDITEAPVGALTTFDAD; from the coding sequence ATGAACAGAGCGGAGAAAGCGGCCCTCCAACTGCAGGCCGTCGCCGTCCTCCGGATGCTCAAGGAGACTCGGACGTACGACGAACTCGCCGACCTGACCGGACTCCCGGCGGGGGACCTCAACCGCTACGTCAACGGACACGTCCTCCCGGGCGTCGAACGCGCCCGCGACGTCGTGCAGGGCGTCGGCCGCGACGCACTCGCGACGGAGTTGGAGAGTCGCGTCGAGTTCGACGACGAGGGCTACGTGGACAACTCGGGCGTCGTCTTCGACCAGTCGTTCCTCGACCTCGTCGCGCCCGTCGCGGCGAACACGCTCGGCTTCGAACGCCCGGACGTGGTGCTCACGGCGGCGACGGACGGCATCACCCTCGGGGCCGCGATGGCGAGTTACTTCGACGCGCGCGTCGCCTACGCCAAGAAGTCAAAGGAGACGGCCGTCGAGGAGTTCATCGAGTCCCGACAGCGTCTCGCCTCCGGCATCGAACTGACGTACTACCTCCCCGCCCGCGCCATCTCGGCGGGCGAGAGCGTCCTCATCGTGGACGACCTCATCCGGTCGGGCGAGACGCAGGAACTCCTCCTCGACATCGCCCTCCAGTCGGAGGCGAACGTCACGGGCGTCTTCGCCCTCATCTCCGTCGGCACCGAGGGCATCGACCGGGCGCGCGACATCACGGAGGCGCCCGTCGGCGCACTCACCACGTTCGACGCCGACTGA
- a CDS encoding NCS2 family permease: MGLTETLEDYFDVQEHGSSVGTELVAGLTTFLTMSYIVVVNPDILAAIPDVKPGIAIAGYSPAEVQSMLAVVTILAGAVATFVMAVYANRPFAQAPGLGLNAFFAFTVVGALGVPWQTALAAVVVEGILFIVLTVVGAREYVINLFPEPVKFAVGTGIGLFLAIIGLQAMGLVVDDPATLITLGSVASSPVAILSVVGLFATFVLYARGIPGSIIIGILGTSGAGWLLTTLGVVAPDAGLVAGSASTTYDITPLVGAFVSGLGNVEAFTFALIVFTFFFVDFFDTAGTLVGVSQVAGFLDDDGNLPDIDRPLMADAVGTTVGGMLGTSTVTTYIESASGVEEGGRTGLTALTVSALFLVSLAFVPVAAAIPQYASHIALVVIGVVMLGNVVDIDWSDITNTIPAGMTILVMPFTYSIAYGIAAGIVSYPVVKAAAGELDEVRLGHWALAVAFVVYFFVRTSGFIQAQV, encoded by the coding sequence ATGGGGCTCACTGAGACGCTCGAAGACTACTTCGATGTGCAAGAACACGGGTCGTCCGTCGGGACCGAACTCGTCGCGGGGCTAACGACGTTCCTGACGATGTCCTACATCGTCGTCGTCAACCCGGATATCCTGGCGGCGATTCCGGACGTCAAGCCGGGCATCGCCATCGCGGGCTACTCGCCCGCGGAGGTGCAGTCGATGCTCGCCGTCGTGACCATCCTCGCCGGCGCCGTCGCCACGTTCGTGATGGCCGTCTACGCGAACCGGCCGTTCGCGCAGGCGCCCGGCCTCGGTCTGAACGCCTTCTTCGCCTTCACCGTCGTCGGCGCGTTGGGCGTCCCGTGGCAGACGGCCCTGGCCGCCGTCGTCGTGGAGGGTATCCTGTTCATCGTCCTCACCGTCGTCGGGGCGCGCGAGTACGTCATCAACCTCTTTCCCGAACCGGTGAAGTTCGCCGTCGGGACCGGTATCGGACTGTTCCTCGCCATCATCGGCCTGCAGGCGATGGGACTCGTCGTGGACGACCCCGCGACGCTCATCACGCTCGGGTCCGTCGCGTCGAGTCCGGTCGCCATCCTCTCGGTGGTCGGCCTGTTCGCCACGTTCGTCCTCTACGCCCGCGGGATTCCCGGGTCCATCATCATCGGCATCCTCGGCACCTCCGGGGCGGGGTGGCTCCTGACGACGCTCGGCGTCGTCGCGCCCGACGCCGGACTCGTCGCCGGGTCCGCGAGCACGACGTACGACATCACGCCGCTCGTCGGCGCGTTCGTCTCCGGCCTCGGAAACGTCGAGGCGTTCACGTTCGCGCTCATCGTCTTCACGTTCTTCTTCGTCGACTTCTTCGACACCGCGGGGACGCTCGTCGGCGTCTCACAGGTTGCCGGCTTCCTCGACGACGACGGCAACCTCCCCGACATCGACAGACCGCTGATGGCCGACGCCGTCGGCACCACCGTCGGCGGGATGCTCGGCACCTCGACGGTGACGACGTACATCGAGTCCGCCTCGGGCGTCGAGGAGGGCGGCCGGACGGGGCTGACGGCGCTGACCGTCTCCGCCCTGTTCCTCGTCTCCCTCGCGTTCGTCCCCGTCGCGGCCGCGATTCCGCAGTACGCCTCCCACATCGCGCTGGTCGTCATCGGCGTCGTGATGCTCGGGAACGTCGTCGACATCGACTGGAGCGACATCACGAACACCATCCCCGCCGGGATGACCATCCTCGTGATGCCGTTCACCTACTCCATCGCGTACGGCATCGCCGCCGGCATCGTCTCCTACCCCGTCGTGAAGGCGGCGGCCGGCGAACTCGACGAGGTGCGACTCGGCCACTGGGCGCTCGCAGTCGCCTTCGTCGTCTACTTCTTCGTCCGCACCAGCGGCTTCATCCAGGCGCAGGTCTGA
- a CDS encoding aryl-sulfate sulfotransferase, producing MDTPSRKTALRVVALVLVVALVTPAAVSAVTYDSNDETTLTRGTVTSPANGSTIVSVQGYTFQGNTNRKKPARLISVGERGQTQWVHNDSVDKGAWFFDVDPMPNGNLLVSSPRAGQTVVYELNPETQERVWQKRFNITDTHDVDVLSEDEIVVANMREWNSSSKTSNDRIFVYNRTTEEVTWEWYFKNHYPENTDGGHNADWSHVNDVDPIGDGKLMLSPRNFDQVVVVDMETKNITYRLGEDDDYSVMNEQHNPDWMLSDNGTPTIIVADSGNNRIVEYARENGEWVRTWTVGQNTLNWPRDADRLPNGNTLVVDTLNHRVVEITPTGEVVWEYYATWGPYDAERVAHGDESSNGPTIRDMNASGKYAITGSANLTAGSGEGVGFAGRMRATFSGTVLEEPMNEFATRWSHVTPWLRPVWMSGWDFVWAITALLVGLVWGGTELVAGRRRIVTAVQSYRRD from the coding sequence ATGGATACGCCCTCCCGAAAGACGGCGTTGCGGGTGGTCGCACTCGTCCTCGTCGTCGCGCTCGTGACGCCGGCGGCGGTGTCGGCGGTCACGTACGACTCGAACGACGAAACGACGCTCACCCGCGGGACGGTGACGAGTCCGGCGAACGGGTCCACCATCGTCAGCGTGCAGGGGTACACCTTCCAAGGTAACACGAACCGGAAGAAGCCGGCGCGCCTCATCTCCGTCGGCGAACGCGGGCAGACGCAGTGGGTCCACAACGACTCCGTCGACAAGGGCGCGTGGTTCTTCGACGTGGACCCGATGCCGAACGGCAACCTCCTCGTCTCCTCGCCGCGCGCCGGACAGACCGTCGTCTACGAGTTGAACCCCGAGACGCAGGAACGCGTCTGGCAGAAGCGGTTCAACATCACGGACACGCACGACGTGGACGTGTTGAGCGAGGACGAAATCGTCGTCGCCAACATGCGCGAGTGGAACAGTTCGTCGAAAACAAGCAACGACCGCATCTTCGTCTACAACCGCACCACCGAGGAGGTGACGTGGGAGTGGTACTTCAAGAACCACTACCCGGAGAACACCGACGGCGGGCACAACGCCGACTGGTCGCACGTCAACGACGTCGACCCCATCGGCGACGGGAAACTGATGCTCTCGCCGCGGAACTTCGACCAGGTGGTCGTCGTGGACATGGAGACGAAGAACATCACCTACCGCCTCGGGGAGGACGACGACTACTCGGTGATGAACGAACAGCACAACCCCGACTGGATGCTGAGCGACAACGGGACGCCGACGATAATCGTCGCCGACAGCGGGAACAACCGCATCGTCGAGTACGCCCGCGAGAACGGCGAGTGGGTCCGCACGTGGACGGTCGGCCAGAACACGCTCAACTGGCCGCGCGACGCCGACCGCCTGCCGAACGGCAACACGCTGGTCGTGGACACGCTGAACCACCGCGTCGTCGAAATCACGCCGACCGGCGAAGTCGTCTGGGAGTACTACGCCACCTGGGGTCCCTACGACGCCGAACGCGTCGCCCACGGCGACGAGTCCTCGAACGGACCCACCATCCGCGACATGAACGCCAGCGGGAAGTACGCCATCACCGGGAGCGCGAACCTCACCGCCGGGTCCGGCGAGGGCGTCGGCTTCGCCGGGCGGATGCGCGCGACGTTCTCGGGGACGGTCCTCGAAGAACCGATGAACGAGTTCGCGACGCGGTGGTCGCACGTCACCCCGTGGCTCCGCCCCGTGTGGATGTCCGGGTGGGACTTCGTCTGGGCCATCACCGCCCTCCTGGTCGGACTCGTCTGGGGCGGAACGGAACTCGTCGCCGGGCGACGGCGCATCGTCACGGCGGTGCAGAGTTACCGGCGCGACTGA
- a CDS encoding glutaredoxin family protein — protein MANLTLYEVDGCPYCAKVKNTLSDLGLEYDSVTVPRSHGERTEVKEISGQTGVPVLVDEAHDVEGMPESDDIVAYLEETYGNAS, from the coding sequence ATGGCGAATCTCACTCTGTACGAAGTGGACGGCTGTCCCTACTGCGCGAAAGTGAAGAACACGCTCTCGGACCTCGGACTGGAGTACGACTCCGTCACGGTCCCGCGGTCGCACGGCGAGCGGACGGAAGTGAAAGAGATCAGCGGACAGACGGGCGTCCCCGTCCTCGTGGACGAAGCACACGACGTCGAGGGGATGCCCGAGAGCGACGACATCGTGGCGTACCTGGAAGAGACGTACGGGAACGCGAGCTAA
- a CDS encoding transcriptional regulator, giving the protein MSRSALVGNITAMLEDAGFVVSDRCAIRPKSFDLAARRGEDLTLLKVLGNIDAFDAATGAEMRRLGDYLSATPLVVGLRTRDEDLKPGVVYFRHGVPVMNPDTAMDLFIEDVPPLIYAAPGGLYVNIDGDLLADERQERGWSLGRLATELGVSRRTVSKYEDGMNASIEVAIHLEELFDQPFSSPVSVLDGAEEVRDAEPTPDDPDADPDDEHVVHILTRAGFTVHPTARAPFKAVSEDDDRRSDQIPMLTGHSALTRSAKKRARIMSSLGEVTRTRSVYFTEEQSKRDSVEGTALVSCDELAAIDDPDVIRDLIRERAGEPGEA; this is encoded by the coding sequence ATGTCTCGGTCAGCTCTGGTTGGAAACATCACAGCGATGCTGGAAGACGCCGGGTTCGTCGTCAGCGACCGCTGTGCCATCCGGCCCAAGAGCTTCGACCTCGCCGCCCGTCGCGGCGAGGACCTGACCCTCCTGAAGGTTCTCGGCAACATCGACGCGTTCGACGCGGCGACGGGCGCGGAGATGCGGCGTCTCGGCGACTACCTCTCGGCGACGCCGCTCGTGGTCGGACTGCGCACTCGCGACGAGGACCTGAAGCCGGGCGTGGTGTACTTCCGACACGGCGTCCCGGTGATGAACCCGGACACCGCGATGGACCTGTTCATCGAGGACGTACCGCCGCTCATCTACGCCGCGCCCGGCGGCCTGTACGTCAACATCGACGGCGACTTGCTCGCCGACGAACGGCAGGAGCGGGGATGGAGTCTCGGCCGACTGGCGACCGAACTCGGCGTCTCGCGCCGGACCGTCTCGAAGTACGAGGACGGCATGAACGCCAGCATCGAAGTCGCGATTCACCTCGAAGAGCTGTTCGACCAGCCGTTCTCCAGTCCGGTGTCCGTCCTCGACGGCGCCGAAGAGGTCCGCGACGCCGAACCGACGCCCGACGACCCCGACGCGGACCCGGACGACGAACACGTCGTCCACATCCTCACGCGGGCGGGGTTCACCGTCCACCCGACCGCCCGAGCGCCGTTCAAGGCCGTCAGCGAGGACGACGACAGACGCTCGGACCAGATACCGATGCTCACGGGCCACTCCGCGCTCACCCGGAGCGCGAAGAAGCGCGCCCGCATCATGTCCTCGCTCGGCGAGGTGACGCGCACGCGGTCGGTCTACTTCACCGAGGAGCAGTCGAAGCGCGACTCCGTGGAGGGGACGGCGCTCGTCAGCTGTGACGAACTCGCCGCCATCGACGACCCCGACGTGATTCGGGACCTCATCCGCGAACGCGCCGGCGAACCGGGCGAAGCCTGA
- a CDS encoding tRNA(Ile)(2)-agmatinylcytidine synthase, whose amino-acid sequence MTVVGLDDTDSRERGMCTTYLATLVADAIEAAGGRVDRRLLVRLNPAVEYKTRGNAALALHTDLDPEDALALAVDELEPLAETDDPRTSPGVVVAPGDPAAVPADVSSFTTRAIRSLVATDDAVELAEAAGYAHRGWDGGRGRIGALAAVGAWAALDEWTYEHIAYREFDRCGTPRDVDRDSVFDAAADHYPAAWDTVDTVEGQAVCVPNAPGPILHGIRGDDADAVASLSAAIESEPVERRATFLTNQGTDVHLREGSLDELEADGAYRVDGVVASDPETRRGGHVFFELAPPEASAGDGDDTASDGADAVTCAAFEPTKRFRDRVRALRPGDELTVCGEFTDGTLKLEKFAVRSLNRTELVTPTCLDCDRTMESAGRNQGYRCRDCGTTAPGRVEAEVDRDVERGWYEVPPCARRHVAKPLIRGGFDATVHPER is encoded by the coding sequence ATGACCGTCGTTGGGCTGGACGACACCGATTCGCGCGAGCGCGGGATGTGCACCACGTACCTCGCGACGCTGGTCGCGGACGCCATCGAGGCGGCCGGCGGCCGCGTCGACCGTCGCCTCCTCGTCCGCCTCAACCCCGCCGTCGAGTACAAGACGCGCGGCAACGCCGCCCTCGCCCTCCACACCGACCTCGACCCCGAAGACGCCCTCGCCCTCGCCGTCGACGAACTCGAACCGTTGGCGGAGACGGACGACCCGCGGACGAGTCCCGGCGTCGTCGTCGCCCCCGGCGACCCCGCGGCGGTGCCGGCCGACGTGTCGTCGTTCACCACCCGCGCGATTCGTTCGCTCGTCGCCACCGACGACGCCGTCGAACTCGCCGAGGCGGCGGGGTACGCCCACCGCGGGTGGGACGGCGGCCGCGGCCGAATCGGGGCGCTCGCGGCCGTCGGCGCGTGGGCCGCCCTCGACGAGTGGACGTACGAGCACATCGCCTACCGCGAGTTCGACCGGTGCGGCACGCCCCGCGACGTGGACCGCGACTCGGTGTTCGACGCGGCGGCCGACCACTACCCGGCGGCGTGGGACACCGTCGACACCGTCGAGGGACAGGCCGTCTGCGTGCCGAACGCGCCCGGTCCGATCCTGCACGGCATCCGCGGCGACGACGCCGACGCGGTGGCGTCGCTGTCGGCCGCCATCGAGTCCGAACCCGTCGAACGGCGCGCGACGTTCCTCACGAACCAGGGGACGGACGTCCACCTCCGCGAGGGGTCGCTGGACGAACTCGAAGCCGACGGCGCGTACCGCGTGGACGGCGTCGTGGCCTCGGACCCGGAGACGAGACGCGGCGGCCACGTCTTCTTCGAACTCGCCCCGCCGGAGGCGAGTGCGGGCGACGGCGATGACACCGCGAGCGACGGTGCCGACGCCGTCACCTGCGCCGCCTTCGAACCGACGAAGCGCTTCCGCGACCGAGTGCGGGCGCTCCGACCGGGCGACGAACTGACCGTCTGCGGCGAGTTCACCGACGGGACGCTGAAACTGGAGAAGTTCGCCGTTCGCTCGCTGAACCGCACCGAACTGGTGACGCCCACCTGCCTCGACTGCGACCGGACGATGGAGAGTGCGGGACGGAATCAGGGCTATCGGTGCCGCGACTGCGGGACGACGGCCCCCGGTAGAGTCGAAGCCGAGGTGGACCGCGACGTCGAACGCGGGTGGTACGAGGTCCCGCCCTGCGCCCGGCGTCACGTGGCCAAACCGCTGATTCGCGGCGGATTCGACGCGACGGTCCACCCCGAGCGGTGA
- a CDS encoding DUF7382 domain-containing protein yields the protein MLDELRRFAADDRAIEGLPIRLVVALVVGVATMSVMLNMLSGVQGLAVTELDVKPTPDVMTLDGETAGERDVSLLVVDPDGDPVEGATVVVKDGTADIDGVATNETGPDGTATVTLAPDLRSNQEDGTLVVDVKPPAGSQFVDRRANTEILVVASR from the coding sequence ATGCTCGACGAACTCCGACGGTTCGCCGCAGACGACCGCGCGATAGAGGGACTCCCGATTCGCCTCGTCGTCGCCCTCGTGGTGGGCGTGGCGACGATGAGCGTGATGCTGAACATGCTCTCGGGCGTGCAGGGACTCGCCGTCACCGAACTCGACGTGAAGCCGACGCCCGACGTGATGACGCTCGACGGCGAGACGGCCGGCGAACGGGACGTCTCGCTCCTCGTCGTCGACCCCGACGGCGACCCGGTGGAGGGGGCGACGGTCGTCGTGAAGGACGGCACCGCGGACATCGACGGCGTGGCGACGAACGAGACGGGGCCAGACGGGACTGCGACGGTCACGCTCGCGCCCGACCTGCGCTCGAATCAGGAGGACGGAACGCTCGTCGTCGACGTGAAACCGCCCGCCGGGAGCCAGTTCGTGGACCGCCGCGCGAACACCGAGATACTGGTCGTGGCGTCCCGATAG
- a CDS encoding ATP-binding protein, with translation MDVLGRRTDGDESTDAATLSNRSRPVARFGHHRARDGSDGAPVGIDVDGPHAALVVGKRGYGKSHTLGVLAEGVGRASGVAPVVLDPVGVFDGLVESADFDARVVRTPTVRADAIPPSAWPELVGCDPDSPVGSMVWRAASETATLAAMRAFAEVPAESANVAPETVRAVQNRLRRAASWGVFDPDGLTATTLCGPDVTVLHCAGLDPAPANAVAYAVARTLYDARVRDAVARLPWLLLDEAHVFFDGLAAPALRTILTRGRAPGVSLVAATQRPSALPDVALSQADLRVVHRLTAGPDVRALTAADPTYLSTGVGDRLPSRPGDALVVDDTAEAAYDVRVRGRDTPHGGDSPRASDVETVADSAGTETAE, from the coding sequence ATGGACGTTCTCGGCCGACGGACCGACGGCGACGAGTCGACGGACGCGGCGACGCTCTCGAATCGCTCCCGTCCGGTCGCCCGCTTCGGGCACCACCGCGCCCGCGACGGCAGCGACGGCGCACCGGTCGGAATCGACGTCGACGGTCCGCACGCCGCCCTCGTCGTCGGCAAGCGCGGCTACGGGAAGTCCCACACGCTCGGCGTCCTCGCCGAGGGAGTGGGCCGCGCGTCGGGCGTCGCGCCCGTCGTCCTCGACCCCGTGGGCGTCTTCGACGGCCTCGTCGAGTCGGCGGACTTCGACGCCCGCGTCGTCCGCACGCCGACCGTCCGGGCCGACGCGATTCCGCCGTCGGCGTGGCCCGAACTCGTCGGCTGCGACCCGGACTCGCCGGTCGGGTCGATGGTGTGGCGGGCCGCGAGCGAGACGGCGACGCTCGCGGCGATGCGCGCGTTCGCCGAAGTCCCCGCCGAATCCGCGAACGTCGCGCCCGAGACGGTGCGTGCGGTGCAGAACCGCCTCCGCCGGGCGGCGTCGTGGGGCGTCTTCGACCCCGACGGACTGACCGCGACGACGCTGTGCGGTCCGGACGTCACCGTCCTCCACTGCGCCGGACTCGACCCCGCGCCGGCGAACGCCGTCGCCTACGCCGTCGCGCGGACGCTGTACGACGCCCGCGTCCGCGACGCCGTCGCTCGCCTGCCGTGGTTGCTGCTCGACGAGGCGCACGTCTTCTTCGACGGCCTCGCCGCGCCCGCACTCCGGACGATTCTCACGCGGGGGCGCGCGCCGGGCGTGTCGCTCGTCGCGGCGACGCAGCGACCCAGCGCGCTCCCCGACGTGGCCCTCTCGCAGGCCGACCTCCGAGTCGTCCACCGACTCACCGCCGGGCCCGACGTGCGGGCGCTGACCGCCGCCGACCCGACGTACCTCTCGACGGGCGTCGGCGACCGACTCCCCTCCCGACCGGGCGACGCGCTCGTCGTGGACGACACGGCCGAAGCCGCGTACGACGTTCGCGTTCGCGGCCGGGACACGCCGCACGGCGGCGACAGCCCCCGAGCGAGCGACGTCGAGACGGTGGCCGATTCGGCCGGAACCGAAACGGCCGAGTGA
- a CDS encoding fluoride efflux transporter FluC, which yields MEHRFDPLLVAAGGFVGAVLRYGVDVAVPGVGGTLAVNVLGSFALGALLVVVRRHHVRLLLGTGLLSSFTTYSTFAVQTAALGPRWGLVNVGANYALGFAAAVLGLSVGGRLR from the coding sequence ATGGAACACAGGTTCGACCCGCTCCTCGTCGCGGCGGGCGGCTTCGTCGGCGCGGTGCTCAGGTACGGCGTCGACGTCGCGGTGCCGGGCGTCGGCGGCACCCTCGCGGTGAACGTCCTCGGCAGTTTCGCGCTCGGTGCGCTTCTCGTCGTCGTCCGACGACACCACGTCCGCCTCCTCCTCGGCACGGGCCTGCTCTCCTCCTTTACGACCTACAGCACGTTCGCCGTCCAGACGGCGGCGCTCGGGCCGCGGTGGGGACTGGTGAACGTCGGCGCGAACTACGCGCTCGGCTTCGCCGCCGCGGTCCTCGGCCTCTCCGTCGGGGGACGGCTCAGATGA
- a CDS encoding fluoride efflux transporter FluC → MTALEPFAALPVPVLVGLGGTLGALARYGVDRALSGGRRSTVAVNVLGSVALGALVASPTSAAAVAVFGTGFCGAFTTFSSFAVSVAEDATDGERGRAVRYALGTLLAALLGVAVGGGLVELV, encoded by the coding sequence ATGACCGCTCTCGAACCCTTCGCGGCCCTTCCCGTGCCGGTGCTCGTCGGCCTCGGCGGGACGCTCGGTGCACTCGCCAGGTACGGCGTCGACCGCGCGCTCTCGGGCGGGCGCCGGAGCACCGTCGCGGTGAACGTCCTCGGCAGCGTCGCGCTCGGCGCTCTCGTCGCCTCGCCGACCTCCGCGGCGGCGGTGGCGGTGTTCGGCACGGGGTTTTGCGGCGCGTTCACCACCTTCTCCTCGTTCGCCGTGAGCGTCGCCGAGGACGCGACAGACGGGGAACGAGGGCGGGCGGTACGGTACGCGCTCGGGACGCTCCTCGCCGCGCTTCTCGGCGTCGCCGTCGGCGGCGGACTGGTCGAACTGGTGTGA
- a CDS encoding DNA-directed RNA polymerase subunit H — translation MVDVSQHKLVPEHILLEEEEVQEMLDEYDVKRTNLPKIKRTDPAAPDDAELGDVVKIVRDSRTTDTAVTYRLVIE, via the coding sequence ATGGTAGACGTAAGCCAACACAAGCTCGTTCCAGAGCACATCCTCCTCGAGGAAGAGGAGGTACAGGAGATGCTGGACGAGTACGACGTCAAGCGCACGAACCTTCCGAAGATCAAGCGAACCGACCCGGCGGCGCCCGACGACGCGGAACTGGGCGACGTCGTCAAAATCGTCCGTGACTCCCGGACCACGGACACAGCGGTCACATACCGACTGGTGATCGAATGA